One Mycobacteroides salmoniphilum DNA segment encodes these proteins:
- a CDS encoding serine/threonine-protein kinase PknG → MSEDPDGREDPDELADEAPVEGGPGTRPASLADLDADSASTMRPMATQAVFRAPDSTQPTTQPTTQPEARATTTRVRLSPTRRLGGGLVEIPRVPEIDPLAALMTNPVVEESKRFCWNCGKPVGRSGQKPGDDHPAQSDGTCPACGSTFSFLPQLNPGDVIAGQYAIKGCIAHGGLGWIYLAVDRNVNDRPVVLKGLVHSGDAEAQNIAMAERRFLAEVAHPSIVKIFNFVEHPDQHGNPVGYIVMEYVGGTSLKQPKGSTLPVAQAIAYMLEILPALGFLHSVGLTYNDLKPENIMITEEQLKLIDLGAVASLNAYGNLYGTPGYQAPEISRTGPTVASDIYTVGRTLAVLTLRMPTRKGRYKDGLPGEDPVLTKYDSYHRLLRRAIDPNPAARFGSAEEMVTQLVGVLREVVALDSGTPRPGMSTLFSPSRSTFGVDLLVAHTDVYVDGLAHPPSLTAPDIVTALQVPLLDPTDVGAAILQATVLSQPIQTLESLKGARLGRIDADGVDLTESMELPLMEARALLDLGDVAKANSKLDQLEDRVGTPWRLTWYRGMAALLNGDYDQATKHFTAVLDYLPGEIAPKMALAATAELGSDEKNLDFYRTVWSTDNSVISAGYGLARTLAARGERAEAVRMLDNVPPTSRHFTTARLTSAVTLLSGRTLSEVTEDDIREAARRVEALPETEPRVLQIRALVLGTALDWIKTNHSTGHHILGVPFTKRGLRQGVERSLRALARRATERTHRYALVDLANSTRPTSLL, encoded by the coding sequence ATGAGTGAAGATCCCGATGGCCGGGAAGACCCCGATGAACTGGCCGACGAGGCACCCGTGGAGGGCGGCCCCGGCACGCGGCCCGCATCCCTCGCGGACCTAGACGCCGACTCCGCCTCCACGATGCGGCCCATGGCCACCCAGGCCGTGTTCCGCGCCCCGGACTCCACCCAGCCCACGACGCAACCCACCACCCAGCCGGAGGCCCGCGCCACCACCACCCGGGTCCGGCTATCCCCCACCCGCCGGCTCGGTGGCGGACTGGTCGAGATCCCCCGCGTTCCGGAGATCGATCCGCTAGCCGCCTTGATGACCAATCCCGTTGTCGAGGAATCCAAACGGTTCTGCTGGAACTGCGGGAAACCGGTGGGCCGCTCCGGCCAGAAACCCGGGGACGATCACCCCGCCCAGAGCGACGGCACCTGCCCGGCCTGCGGCTCCACCTTCTCTTTTCTGCCACAACTGAATCCGGGCGACGTGATCGCCGGGCAGTACGCCATCAAGGGCTGCATCGCCCACGGCGGACTGGGGTGGATCTACCTCGCGGTGGATCGCAACGTCAACGACCGGCCGGTAGTGCTCAAGGGCCTGGTGCACTCCGGCGACGCTGAGGCACAGAACATCGCGATGGCCGAGCGACGATTCCTCGCCGAGGTGGCCCACCCCTCGATCGTGAAGATCTTCAACTTCGTCGAGCACCCGGACCAGCATGGGAACCCGGTGGGGTACATCGTGATGGAGTACGTCGGCGGCACCTCGCTCAAGCAACCCAAGGGCAGTACGCTTCCCGTCGCGCAGGCGATCGCCTACATGCTGGAAATCCTTCCCGCACTGGGATTCCTGCATTCGGTCGGACTCACCTACAACGACCTCAAGCCCGAGAACATCATGATCACCGAGGAGCAACTCAAACTCATCGACCTCGGTGCGGTGGCCTCACTGAACGCCTACGGCAACCTGTATGGAACTCCCGGCTACCAGGCACCCGAGATCTCCAGGACCGGCCCCACGGTCGCCTCGGACATCTACACGGTCGGACGGACCCTCGCGGTGCTGACCCTGAGGATGCCGACCCGCAAGGGCCGCTACAAGGACGGGTTGCCGGGCGAAGACCCGGTGCTCACCAAATACGATTCCTACCACCGACTCTTACGCCGCGCCATCGATCCCAATCCCGCCGCGCGATTCGGCAGTGCCGAAGAGATGGTCACTCAGCTGGTGGGGGTGCTTCGCGAGGTGGTGGCGCTGGACTCGGGCACCCCACGGCCGGGTATGTCCACACTGTTCAGCCCGTCGCGATCCACGTTCGGGGTTGACCTGCTGGTGGCGCACACCGACGTGTACGTCGATGGGCTGGCTCATCCGCCGAGCCTGACGGCACCGGATATCGTGACGGCCCTTCAGGTTCCGCTTCTGGATCCCACCGATGTGGGCGCCGCGATCCTGCAGGCCACGGTGCTGAGCCAGCCGATACAGACCCTCGAATCGCTGAAGGGCGCGCGCCTGGGCCGGATCGACGCCGATGGCGTTGATCTGACCGAATCGATGGAGCTACCGCTGATGGAGGCCCGCGCGCTTCTCGATCTGGGCGATGTCGCCAAGGCCAACAGCAAGCTCGATCAGCTCGAAGACCGGGTGGGTACACCGTGGCGGTTGACCTGGTACCGCGGTATGGCGGCACTTCTCAACGGTGACTACGACCAGGCCACCAAGCATTTCACCGCCGTCCTGGACTACCTGCCGGGCGAGATAGCCCCCAAGATGGCACTGGCGGCGACCGCCGAACTTGGCAGTGACGAGAAGAATCTCGACTTCTACCGCACCGTGTGGTCCACCGACAACAGCGTCATCTCCGCGGGCTACGGGCTGGCCCGCACCCTGGCCGCACGCGGGGAACGCGCCGAGGCGGTGCGCATGCTCGACAACGTGCCCCCCACCTCACGCCATTTCACCACCGCGCGCCTCACCAGTGCTGTCACGCTGTTGTCCGGTCGCACCCTCTCGGAGGTCACCGAGGACGATATCCGCGAGGCGGCCCGCAGAGTCGAGGCACTTCCCGAGACCGAGCCGCGCGTGCTGCAGATCAGGGCGCTGGTGCTCGGGACGGCGCTGGACTGGATCAAAACCAATCATTCGACCGGACACCACATCCTGGGTGTTCCGTTCACCAAACGCGGCCTGCGCCAGGGTGTGGAGCGGAGCCTGCGGGCACTGGCACGCCGCGCCACCGAGCGCACCCATCGCTATGCACTGGTCGATCTGGCCAACTCCACGCGCCCGACGTCACTGCTCTAG